A genomic window from Leptospiraceae bacterium includes:
- a CDS encoding TerB family tellurite resistance protein has protein sequence MLEDLVKGIVKEFAEEFMKELVMERPDGSKQSIKGYQKSKGKDSANKFVSKRFNNRNLPPKVDMRKLMTAIEQQGDTFSCTANATAGAYEYLLKKHLGDNAYDVSRLFLYYNARKMDPEYKKMKDQGSCIDLAVKSLKEYGICSENTWPFDEDNVNEEPSKKAYEEASKFLIEDYMVVPTELDAWKSCLAEGYPIIFGLSLFKSFDKHRKGLVPKPTPKEVSREEHSGHAMLCVGYSDADKVFIVRNSWGKDWGDKGYCYIPYDYIINKKYNDGDTWIIKKIDTDELDESHWGDDDSLLEDFDSELDNMSEDDYEEMLDAMGDYPVEYRLGLIALHAANADDELSDEELEQISSYLKDTFKKLGSEYSVKEVLKFARKNLDDEDLLEESIELLGEHLSNSLLANITNSLYEIVEADDLSEEEEEFVDDLVDAWQVDDDEDDEDDDDEDYEEDDEEDEDDVKKKKKKKKKKKK, from the coding sequence ATGCTGGAAGATTTAGTTAAGGGAATTGTTAAAGAATTTGCAGAAGAATTCATGAAAGAACTGGTCATGGAAAGGCCGGATGGTTCCAAGCAATCTATAAAAGGTTATCAGAAATCCAAAGGTAAGGATTCTGCAAATAAGTTCGTTTCCAAACGTTTTAATAATCGAAATTTACCTCCAAAAGTAGATATGAGAAAACTGATGACTGCGATCGAGCAACAGGGAGACACATTTAGCTGTACTGCAAACGCAACCGCCGGAGCTTATGAATATCTACTAAAAAAACATCTTGGTGATAATGCTTATGACGTAAGCCGACTTTTTTTATACTACAATGCTCGAAAAATGGATCCGGAATATAAGAAAATGAAAGACCAGGGGAGTTGTATTGATCTAGCAGTGAAGAGCTTGAAAGAATATGGCATTTGTTCGGAAAATACCTGGCCTTTTGATGAAGATAATGTGAACGAAGAACCGTCAAAAAAAGCCTATGAAGAAGCCAGTAAATTCCTTATCGAAGACTATATGGTGGTTCCCACAGAATTGGATGCCTGGAAATCCTGCCTGGCTGAAGGATATCCGATTATTTTTGGTCTCTCCCTGTTTAAGTCTTTTGATAAACATCGAAAAGGTCTGGTTCCTAAACCTACACCCAAGGAAGTTTCCAGAGAAGAGCATAGCGGCCATGCCATGCTCTGCGTGGGCTATTCAGATGCGGATAAGGTCTTTATCGTCCGCAATTCCTGGGGAAAAGATTGGGGAGATAAAGGATATTGCTATATTCCTTATGACTATATTATTAATAAGAAATATAATGATGGAGATACCTGGATAATCAAGAAGATCGATACCGATGAGTTAGATGAATCTCATTGGGGAGATGACGATTCCCTATTAGAAGACTTTGACTCAGAACTTGATAATATGTCTGAAGATGATTATGAAGAAATGCTCGATGCCATGGGAGATTATCCGGTTGAATACAGGCTGGGATTAATTGCTCTTCACGCTGCCAATGCGGATGATGAGTTAAGTGATGAAGAGTTAGAACAGATTTCTTCCTATCTGAAAGATACTTTTAAAAAGTTAGGTTCGGAGTATTCAGTAAAAGAGGTTTTGAAATTTGCCAGAAAAAATCTGGATGATGAAGATCTTTTAGAAGAATCCATAGAACTCTTAGGTGAACACCTGAGTAATAGCTTATTAGCTAATATAACAAACAGCTTATATGAAATTGTGGAGGCTGACGATCTATCCGAGGAAGAAGAAGAGTTTGTCGATGACTTAGTGGATGCCTGGCAAGTTGATGATGATGAAGATGATGAAGATGATGATGATGAAGATTATGAAGAAGATGATGAGGAAGACGAGGACGATGTAAAAAAGAAGAAGAAAAAAAAGAAAAAAAAGAAGAAATAA
- a CDS encoding nicotinate phosphoribosyltransferase has protein sequence MKDSILFTDLYQLSMAYGYFKSGKHEEEANFSMFFRKNPFHGGYALSCGLERFLTYLESFSFEEEEIHYLSTLQGSDGKRLFSSDFLDYLRTLRFTSAVDAIPEGNVAFPFEPLVRVRGPLIECQLIETFLLNVINFETLIATKASRVVFAAKGDPVLEFGLRRAQGTDGGLSASRAAFVGGCSATSNVLAGYKFGIPIKGTHAHSWVMSFDSEKEAFEKYAEHMPNNCVFLVDTYDTVQGVKNAVEVAKTLKESGHRFLGIRLDSGDLAYLSKKAREIMDKAGFSDASIYASNDLDEYLIQDIKLQDAAINVWGVGTKLATAYEQPALGGVYKITARKTAGNWVQTLKVSEQKEKTNIPGVLQVRRYKDSDDLYCGDMIYDELLGNVNNDVIIDPNNTTRRKKLEYTTYKDLLVPVYKNGSRLIQKEPLSLIQERAKTELDSFHKGIRRFTNPHEYPVGLESSLFRNREKLILQARGF, from the coding sequence ATGAAAGATTCTATTCTTTTTACCGACTTATACCAACTCAGTATGGCTTATGGATATTTCAAATCCGGAAAGCATGAAGAAGAAGCCAACTTTTCTATGTTCTTCAGGAAAAATCCATTCCATGGTGGTTATGCACTGAGTTGCGGGCTGGAAAGGTTTCTTACTTACCTGGAAAGTTTTTCTTTTGAAGAAGAAGAAATTCACTATTTATCCACCCTTCAAGGAAGTGATGGAAAAAGACTTTTTTCTTCTGATTTCCTCGACTATTTAAGGACATTACGATTTACTTCAGCTGTGGATGCTATACCGGAAGGGAATGTGGCATTCCCTTTTGAGCCTTTGGTTCGAGTGCGAGGTCCCTTAATTGAGTGTCAATTAATCGAAACCTTTCTTCTAAATGTCATAAACTTTGAAACCCTAATTGCCACAAAAGCCAGCCGTGTTGTTTTTGCTGCCAAGGGCGATCCAGTTTTAGAATTTGGCTTAAGACGTGCACAGGGAACCGACGGAGGTCTTTCTGCAAGCCGTGCCGCTTTTGTGGGAGGATGCTCGGCTACTTCAAATGTTCTGGCAGGTTATAAATTTGGCATTCCGATAAAAGGAACCCATGCTCATAGCTGGGTGATGTCTTTTGATTCGGAAAAGGAAGCTTTTGAGAAATATGCCGAACATATGCCGAACAACTGCGTTTTCCTTGTGGATACTTATGATACGGTGCAGGGCGTAAAGAATGCTGTTGAAGTAGCCAAAACCTTAAAGGAAAGCGGGCATCGATTTCTCGGAATACGTTTGGATTCCGGAGACCTTGCTTACTTAAGTAAGAAGGCAAGAGAAATCATGGACAAGGCTGGCTTTTCAGACGCAAGTATTTATGCCAGTAATGATTTAGATGAATATCTCATACAGGATATTAAGTTACAGGATGCAGCTATCAACGTATGGGGTGTTGGAACTAAATTAGCTACAGCTTATGAACAACCCGCCCTCGGAGGAGTGTATAAAATTACAGCTCGTAAGACTGCTGGAAACTGGGTACAGACTTTAAAGGTTTCCGAACAAAAAGAAAAAACGAATATACCCGGAGTCTTACAGGTCAGGCGATATAAAGACTCAGATGATTTATACTGCGGGGATATGATCTATGATGAGTTACTGGGAAATGTTAATAACGATGTTATTATTGATCCGAATAATACAACAAGAAGAAAAAAGTTAGAATATACAACTTATAAAGATCTCTTAGTGCCGGTGTATAAGAATGGTTCCAGGCTTATACAAAAAGAACCTCTAAGTCTGATTCAAGAAAGAGCCAAAACAGAACTCGACTCGTTTCATAAGGGAATCCGTCGTTTTACAAATCCGCATGAATACCCGGTTGGTCTTGAATCTTCACTCTTCCGGAATCGGGAAAAGTTGATATTACAAGCACGAGGATTTTAA
- the pncA gene encoding bifunctional nicotinamidase/pyrazinamidase has product MTNCLILVDLQYDFMPGGALAVQEGDRVVPIANHIMENFSMIVSTQDWHPADHGSFASQHSGKKPGDLIDLHGLQQVLWPDHCVMNTEGAKFHKDLRIEKIQKVFPKGQEKTVDSYSGFFDNGKRKATGMHEYLKENGVKKIFVCGLALDFCVKFTAVDAKELGYDTYLIEDACRAVNLSPGDDKKAIEDMKALGIHCISSSDIEKYNV; this is encoded by the coding sequence ATGACAAATTGTCTTATACTGGTAGATTTACAATATGACTTTATGCCGGGTGGAGCTCTGGCTGTTCAGGAAGGAGATAGAGTAGTTCCCATTGCTAACCATATCATGGAAAACTTTTCTATGATTGTATCCACACAGGACTGGCATCCTGCCGATCACGGAAGTTTTGCTTCTCAACATAGCGGTAAAAAACCGGGAGACTTAATTGATTTGCACGGGCTTCAGCAGGTCCTCTGGCCCGATCATTGTGTTATGAATACAGAAGGAGCCAAATTTCATAAGGACTTACGTATAGAAAAGATTCAAAAAGTCTTTCCCAAGGGACAGGAAAAAACCGTAGATAGTTATTCCGGCTTTTTTGACAATGGAAAACGAAAGGCAACCGGGATGCATGAATACCTGAAAGAAAATGGAGTAAAAAAAATCTTTGTCTGCGGTCTGGCACTGGACTTCTGCGTAAAGTTTACAGCTGTGGACGCTAAAGAATTGGGTTATGATACTTACCTCATAGAAGATGCCTGTAGAGCGGTAAACCTTTCTCCCGGAGATGATAAAAAAGCTATAGAAGATATGAAAGCATTAGGTATTCATTGTATTTCTTCTTCTGACATAGAGAAATATAATGTCTAA
- a CDS encoding 16S rRNA methyltransferase produces MSCLYLISVPIGNKEDYSLRAKEVISKAQLIIGEEFKETSKFLKSLGLEKRDFELYNEHSSEIEVRELAEKVKNSSQSVLLPDAGSPGIEDPGRSLVNICRSMGVSIRVIPGPSALTAALSLSGFSVRPFTFIGFLNRDDKKREEELLQYLKLKHTLVLYETPYRYKKVLKELGRLAKRDLKVFLGLSLTSEEEFQYIGNLKSLLPQLESLPKAPPVIVIDNS; encoded by the coding sequence ATGTCCTGTTTATACCTAATTTCTGTTCCGATTGGCAATAAGGAAGATTATAGCCTCCGGGCAAAGGAAGTTATCTCAAAAGCCCAGCTCATTATCGGAGAAGAATTTAAGGAGACTTCGAAGTTTTTAAAATCTCTGGGTCTGGAAAAACGGGATTTTGAACTTTATAATGAGCATAGTTCCGAAATAGAAGTCCGAGAACTGGCAGAAAAAGTAAAAAATTCCTCCCAATCCGTACTATTGCCGGATGCAGGAAGTCCGGGAATAGAAGACCCGGGCCGCAGTCTTGTCAATATATGCAGGTCTATGGGAGTCAGTATACGAGTGATTCCCGGTCCCTCGGCTCTTACAGCAGCTCTTTCTCTATCCGGTTTTTCGGTAAGACCCTTTACCTTTATAGGATTTTTAAATCGAGATGATAAGAAAAGGGAAGAAGAACTTTTACAGTATCTCAAACTAAAACATACCCTTGTTCTTTATGAAACTCCTTACCGTTACAAAAAGGTACTGAAAGAACTTGGCAGGCTGGCAAAGCGAGACTTAAAAGTCTTTTTAGGTTTATCCTTAACTTCTGAAGAGGAATTTCAATATATAGGAAATTTAAAATCTCTTCTTCCCCAATTAGAATCTTTACCCAAAGCTCCTCCCGTTATTGTGATAGACAATTCTTAA